The proteins below come from a single Mangifera indica cultivar Alphonso chromosome 16, CATAS_Mindica_2.1, whole genome shotgun sequence genomic window:
- the LOC123198749 gene encoding F-box protein At5g67140 yields the protein MAVEEEAEIDRLPIDLLAHIFVLITSFTDLAQASSVCKKWKVGVKQSLARRESLSFAGWKMDDDSTARLVGHAYSLKELEISRSRWGCQITDNGLYRISLAKCVSNLTSISLWGWTGITDRGVVQLISRASSLKHLNIGGTFITDESLYAIANSCPQLKNIVLWSCRHVTENGLLFLVNKCQKLESIDVRGTRVPVDCFIALLTISPALRIKPERLLLNVGHASMLPIV from the exons ATGGCCGTGGAGGAGGAGGCAGAAATTGATCGGTTGCCGATAGATTTGTTAGCTCACATCTTTGTTTTGATTACTTCCTTCACTGATTTAGCTCA GGCCAGCAGTGTGTGCAAGAAATGGAAAGTCGGGGTGAAGCAGTCTTTGGCACGAAGAGAAAGTTTGAGCTTTGCTGGGTGGAAGATGGATGATGATTCCACCGCACGTCTTGTTGGCCATGCTTACAGCCTCAAAGAACTTGAAAT TTCAAGGAGTCGGTGGGGTTGTCAAATAACTGACAATGGACTGTACAGAATATCATTAGCAAAATGCGTCAGCAACCTGACATCCATATCACTGTGGGGTTGGACAGGGATCACAGACAGAGGTGTTGTTCAACTG ATTTCAAGAGCTAGTTCCTTGAAACACCTGAATATAGGCGGTACATTCATCACTGATGAATCTCTTTATGCCATTGCAAATAGCTGTCCACAATTAAAA AATATTGTCCTGTGGAGTTGCCGTCATGTAACAGAGAATGGGCTTCTGTTTCTTGTAAATAAATGTCAGAAGCTTGAGTCTATCGATGTGCGGGGAACCAGAGTTCCAGTAGACTGCTTCATAGCCTTGCTTACAATTAGTCCAGCCCTTCGGATAAAGCCTGAGAGACTCCTCTTGAATGTTGGGCATGCTTCTATGTTGCCTATTGTATAA
- the LOC123198647 gene encoding PI-PLC X domain-containing protein At5g67130 isoform X2 — protein sequence MLACFMDSRSLCRAYASSYFLLTLLLLFIFHSIACSNGNCQVLDSCATPTDCGPGLYCGNCPALGKTQPICTRGQATIPTAIIGGLPFNKYTWLVTHNSFSIVDAPALPGVQRLTFYNQEDTVTNQLMNGVRGLMLDMYDFNNDIWLCHSFRGQCFNFTAFQPAINTLKEVESFLSQNPTEIVTIIIEDYVHTPKGLTNLFTSAGLDKYWFPVSKMPKKGEDWPTVTEMVQSNYRLLVFTSIASKESEEGVAYQWRYMMENEAGDPGVKQGSCPNRKESQPLNSKKASLFLQNYFPTYPVENDACKEHSTPLAEMVGTCYKAARNVMPNFLAVNFYMRSDGGGVFDVLDRMNGQTLCGCNTVQACQAGAPFGSCKNVAVPRSPPTNTMGSFTGSVQFTSSASTVYSPHSLLFKLIYIPLMIFLLLL from the exons ATGTTGGCGTGTTTCATGGACTCTCGTAGCTTATGCAGAGCCTATGCATCTTCGTACTTCTTACTGACACTTCTTTTACTGTTTATTTTTCACTCTATTGCCTGTTCTAACGGCAATTGCCAG GTTCTTGATTCATGTGCTACCCCTACTGACTGTGGACCTGGTCTTTACTGTGGTAATTGCCCTGCTTTGGGAAAGACTCAACCCATTTGCACCAGAGGCCAAGCTACCATACCGACCGCTATT ATTGGTGGGTTGCCTTTCAACAAGTATACATGGTTGGTGACTCATAATTCATTTAGTATCGTTGATGCGCCGGCTTTGCCTGGTGTTCAAAGACTCACGTTTTACAATCAAGAAGATACTGTTACAAATCAGTTGATG AATGGAGTGAGGGGATTGATGCTGGATATGTATGATTTCAATAATGATATCTGGCTCTGCCATTCATTTCGTGGGCAATGTTTCAACTTCACCGCGTTT CAACCTGCAATTAACACTTTAAAAGAAGTGGAATCATTCTTGAGTCAGAATCCGACTGAGATTGTGACTATTATAATAGAGGACTACGTGCATACTCCAAAAGGGTTAACTAATTTGTTTACTAGTGCTGGTTTGGACAAGTATTGGTTTCCTGTGTCCAAGATGCCCAAAAAAGGTGAAGACTGGCCAACTGTAACAGAAATGGTGCAGTCTAACTACCGGCTTCTTGTTTTTACTTCTATTGCTTCAAAGGAATCAGAAGAAGGGGTAGCTTATCAGTGGAGATACATGATGGAAAATGAAG CTGGAGATCCTGGGGTGAAACAAGGCTCTTGTCCAAATAGAAAAGAATCACAGCCACTAAATTCAAAAAAGGCGTCCCTTTTTCTTCAGAATTATTTCCCTACATATCCAGTTGAGAATGATGCTTGCAAAGAGCATTCAACTCCGCTAGCTGAGATGGTTGGTACTTGTTATAAAGCGGCCAGGAACGTGATGCCCAACTTTTTGGCTGTCAATTTTTACATG AGGAGTGATGGAGGTGGTGTCTTTGATGTTTTGGATAGAATGAATGGCCAGACATTGTGTGGGTGCAATACTGTCCAAGCCTGCCAG GCTGGAGCACCTTTTGGATCTTGCAAGAATGTTGCTGTACCTAGGAGTCCACCAACAAATACTATGGGAAGCTTTACTGGATCTGTTCAGTTCACAAGCTCTGCTTCAACAGTCTATTCTCCGCATTCTTTGCTTTTCAAATTAATCTATATTccattgatgatatttttattattgctgTGA
- the LOC123198647 gene encoding PI-PLC X domain-containing protein At5g67130 isoform X1, with the protein MLACFMDSRSLCRAYASSYFLLTLLLLFIFHSIACSNGNCQVLDSCATPTDCGPGLYCGNCPALGKTQPICTRGQATIPTAIVSFFLLLKICIHLAIGGLPFNKYTWLVTHNSFSIVDAPALPGVQRLTFYNQEDTVTNQLMNGVRGLMLDMYDFNNDIWLCHSFRGQCFNFTAFQPAINTLKEVESFLSQNPTEIVTIIIEDYVHTPKGLTNLFTSAGLDKYWFPVSKMPKKGEDWPTVTEMVQSNYRLLVFTSIASKESEEGVAYQWRYMMENEAGDPGVKQGSCPNRKESQPLNSKKASLFLQNYFPTYPVENDACKEHSTPLAEMVGTCYKAARNVMPNFLAVNFYMRSDGGGVFDVLDRMNGQTLCGCNTVQACQAGAPFGSCKNVAVPRSPPTNTMGSFTGSVQFTSSASTVYSPHSLLFKLIYIPLMIFLLLL; encoded by the exons ATGTTGGCGTGTTTCATGGACTCTCGTAGCTTATGCAGAGCCTATGCATCTTCGTACTTCTTACTGACACTTCTTTTACTGTTTATTTTTCACTCTATTGCCTGTTCTAACGGCAATTGCCAG GTTCTTGATTCATGTGCTACCCCTACTGACTGTGGACCTGGTCTTTACTGTGGTAATTGCCCTGCTTTGGGAAAGACTCAACCCATTTGCACCAGAGGCCAAGCTACCATACCGACCGCTATTGTAAGCTTCTTCCTTCTACTGAAGATTTGTATACATTTGGCG ATTGGTGGGTTGCCTTTCAACAAGTATACATGGTTGGTGACTCATAATTCATTTAGTATCGTTGATGCGCCGGCTTTGCCTGGTGTTCAAAGACTCACGTTTTACAATCAAGAAGATACTGTTACAAATCAGTTGATG AATGGAGTGAGGGGATTGATGCTGGATATGTATGATTTCAATAATGATATCTGGCTCTGCCATTCATTTCGTGGGCAATGTTTCAACTTCACCGCGTTT CAACCTGCAATTAACACTTTAAAAGAAGTGGAATCATTCTTGAGTCAGAATCCGACTGAGATTGTGACTATTATAATAGAGGACTACGTGCATACTCCAAAAGGGTTAACTAATTTGTTTACTAGTGCTGGTTTGGACAAGTATTGGTTTCCTGTGTCCAAGATGCCCAAAAAAGGTGAAGACTGGCCAACTGTAACAGAAATGGTGCAGTCTAACTACCGGCTTCTTGTTTTTACTTCTATTGCTTCAAAGGAATCAGAAGAAGGGGTAGCTTATCAGTGGAGATACATGATGGAAAATGAAG CTGGAGATCCTGGGGTGAAACAAGGCTCTTGTCCAAATAGAAAAGAATCACAGCCACTAAATTCAAAAAAGGCGTCCCTTTTTCTTCAGAATTATTTCCCTACATATCCAGTTGAGAATGATGCTTGCAAAGAGCATTCAACTCCGCTAGCTGAGATGGTTGGTACTTGTTATAAAGCGGCCAGGAACGTGATGCCCAACTTTTTGGCTGTCAATTTTTACATG AGGAGTGATGGAGGTGGTGTCTTTGATGTTTTGGATAGAATGAATGGCCAGACATTGTGTGGGTGCAATACTGTCCAAGCCTGCCAG GCTGGAGCACCTTTTGGATCTTGCAAGAATGTTGCTGTACCTAGGAGTCCACCAACAAATACTATGGGAAGCTTTACTGGATCTGTTCAGTTCACAAGCTCTGCTTCAACAGTCTATTCTCCGCATTCTTTGCTTTTCAAATTAATCTATATTccattgatgatatttttattattgctgTGA